The following are from one region of the Fusarium keratoplasticum isolate Fu6.1 chromosome 4, whole genome shotgun sequence genome:
- a CDS encoding WHIM1 domain-containing protein: MSADDDSSDLSSLSSLSPAPSDIELDAPADLEAPKPKPKKGIQKYFSTVAEQPPKEPTPPPRKRSPSPPHEYVLADNPDIAFIVMFRSRFHDAFPKSLAHFGPQELERDVVEAIPGDRVEHFLCALLGLLLNRKQDVKPGHYGRALEDAISTHKNQWAPAWEDKNPLSGGATFTSMNPTQRLTLLRTLILWSLSSSETVKGLINQSYKQNRHEDDANQPRSVQPWGSDGDKRRYFLIEGQDDTAFRIYRESNPAGKKRTWWSVAGTIDELKALAEKLETKDGGPKAKKLAQKMISAVPRFEAGEEKRKRREYRQMRKEQFKRPEPGFSLYEGRTRGKKMKYTYSDDEDIFSDSTTRRSARNTGTHTPVETGPVTTSSGRQIRAPTRLNPATGSSAPGSVQGDTSEVDKESSVGPTGRPRRSAAVNHGTSGWAGTSNGSRRNTADDSENESEAEFGDDEEDVDEHVPEESEDEDEFDEDEAMVDDDLDDSARSLVVKLSVTPPKLRSVLAPNPQVSNKLPTPSSERGGDKAEASEAPLVEMEDAPATEPEIEKAAGKEVEPAGRVSPAPDTKFAERQAATPASIHATPLAFRGSPEKPHVQPVPRPLDIGTSRE; the protein is encoded by the exons ATGTCGGCCGACGACGATTCCTCGGACCtctcgtccttgtcttcgCTGTCGCCTGCGCCATCCGACATCGAGCTGGATGCTCCTGCTGATTTGGAGgcgcccaagcccaagcccaagaagggcatCCAGAAATACTTCTCCACGGTTGCGGAGCAGCCACCCAAAGAGCccacgccgccgccgcgcAAACGATCACCCTCGCCGCCTCACGAATATGTCCTGGCAGACAATCCCGACATTGCT TTCATTGTAATGTTCAGAAGTCGCTTCCACGACGCATTTCCCAAATCCCTTGCCCACTTTGGCCCCCAGGAGCTCGAGCGCGATGTTGTCGAAGCCATTCCCGGCGACCGAGTCGAACACTTTCTTTGCGCGTTGCTGGGGTTACTCTTGAATCGCAAGCAGGATGTCAA GCCAGGTCACTATGGCCGCGCCCTGGAGGATGCCATTAGCACCCACAAGAACCAATGGGCGCCCGCTTGGGAGGACAAGAACCCCTTGTCTGGCGGCGCAACCTTTACGTCGATGAACCCCACGCAGAGG CTCACATTGCTACGCACTCTGATCCTTTGGAGTCTGTCGTCGTCCGAGACTGTCAAGGGGCTCATCAATCAATCCTACAAGCAGAACCGCCACGAAGATGATGCGAACCAACCGAGatcggtccagccatggGGATCCGATGGCGACAAGCGTCGCTATTTCCTAATTGAGGGACAAGACGACACGGCCTTTCGCATctaccgagaaagcaacccTGCTGGAAAGAAGCGCACGTGGTGGAGCGTGGCGGGCACAATTGATgagctcaaggccctcgccgagaagctcgagaccaaggacggCGGCCCGAAAGCCAAGAAGTTGGCCCAAAAGATGATCTCTGCGGTGCCTCGATTCGAAGCTGGTGAAGAG AAACGCAAGCGTCGCGAATACCGCCAGATGCGAAAGGAACAGTTCAAGCGACCTGAGCCCGGCTTCTCACTCTACGAGGGTCGCACTCGAggcaagaagatgaagtacACATATTCAGACGATGAGGATATCTTCAGCGACTCGACTACTCGGCGTTCTGCCCGCAACACAGGCACTCATACTCCAGTCGAAACTGGACCGGTGACTACCTCGAGTGGCCGACAGATCAGGGCGCCAACCCGACTGAATCCTGCGACAGGGAGCAGTGCTCCTGGTAGTGTACAAGGAGACACATCGGAAGTCGACAAGGAGAGCTCGGTGGGCCCAACAGGACGACCTCGACGGTCAGCAGCAGTCAACCATGGGACCAGTGGCTGGGCAGGAACCAGCAACGGCTCTCGGCGCAACACCGCGGATGACTCTGAGAATGAGAGTGAAGCTGAGTTtggagacgacgaggaagacgtcGACGAGCACGTGCCTGAGGAGTcggaggacgaagacgagtttgatgaagacgaggctATGGTTGACGATGATCTGGATGATTCAGCCCGCAGCCTGGTCGTGAAGCTCTCAGTCACGCCACCAAAGCTGCGAAGCGTCCTGGCGCCAAACCCGCAAGTTAGCAACAAGCTCCCGACACCTAGCTCCGAGAGAGGGGGCGATAAGGCTGAGGCTTCTGAGGCGCCTCTAGTCGAGATGGAAGATGCCCCGGCTACTGAGCCCGAAattgagaaggctgccggCAAGGAAGTCGAGCCAGCAGGTCGAGTATCCCCAGCCCCAGACACCAAGTTCGCAGAGCGCCAGGCCGCGACTCCTGCATCGATCCATGCGACGCCTCTGGCTTTTAGAGGAAGCCCAGAGAAGCCACATGTTCAGCCAGTCCCCCGGCCTCTGGATATTGGCACAAGCCGCGAGTAG